One genomic region from Tigriopus californicus strain San Diego chromosome 4, Tcal_SD_v2.1, whole genome shotgun sequence encodes:
- the LOC131878782 gene encoding calpain-5-like isoform X1 translates to MAERFNDQNYSKLRKHHQDLGLPWSDPIFPANESSIGLEKAKELPRNIEWKRPHEITKQPSLFVDGASGHDATQGRLGNCWFVAACSVLAGKKPLWERVIPDWKDQEWSEDNEYSGIFRFQFWRFGKWVEVCVDDQLPTYNGELLFSHSKDNNEFWGALLEKAYAKLHGTYEVLDGGNLSDALVDFTSGVSEVIEIDSEVNGYRTDDFEKKKCFFKSLITEMEDHALMCCAVKATSSAEMEQRTDLGLVKGHAYGITALKKVPLGGTNLSNLFKGREKLYLIRLQNPWGQKEWTGPFGDKDAGGAHSDYLYSCYSLIRLLSRSPEWSNISEKEREKLGLTFDDDGEFWMPFDDFLHQFTDMSICRVINTSVFSFSKTWCEEQLFDSWKKSDIEDRAGGCLNHPETFLNNPQYRFDISKEEDEIIVQLSQEDCRDKLVEKRKLLVIGFHIMKVEENRKYRVHKTQEGICNSDYILSKHIFLKTTLKKGRYVIIPTTLNPGESRNFLLRIFTDSDANVQKLEKHFPVPAWWKCCASPPTLLTKVTVKGASGLQNSDTFSQSDPYCIVNCEGKKVRSLVRTDDLSPEWNCKAIFFRKNPEKPIKIQIWNHNLVMDSFMGQALALAPNSEPSTLVLNLTGKGSKNSEILPGHVTVEVETYDDLKTL, encoded by the exons ATGGCTGAGAGGTTCAATGACCAAAATTACAGCAAACTCCGAAAGCATCACCAGGATTTGGGTTTGCCATGGTCTGATCCCATTTTCCCTGCCAATGAGAGCTCGATCGGTctagaaaaggccaaagaatTGCCTAGGAACATCGAATGGAAGCGACCGCAC GAGATTACCAAACAGCCTAGTTTATTCGTGGATGGAGCCTCTGGTCACGATGCCACCCAGGGTAGATTGGGAAACTGTTGGTTTGTGGCAGCCTGTTCAGTTTTGGCTGGCAAAAAGCCCTTATGGGAACGAGTGATACCCGATTGGAAGGATCAAGAATGGTCCGAAGACAATGAATACTCCGGGATCTTTCGCTTTCAATTTTGGCGTTTTGGGAAATGGGTGGAAGTTTGTGTGGATGATCAGCTCCCCACTTACAATGGAGAGCTTTTGTTTTCCCATTCGAAAGACAACAATGAGTTCTGGGGAGCACTGTTAGAAAAGGCTTACGCCAA ATTACACGGAACATATGAGGTTCTGGATGGAGGAAACCTTTCCGACGCTTTGGTGGATTTTACGAGTGGCGTGTCTGAAGTCATTGAGATTGATAGTGAAGTCAATGGATATCGAACAgatgactttgaaaagaagaagtgCTTTTTCAAGTCACTTATCACGGAAATGGAAGACCACGCTCTTATGTGTTGTGCGGTCAAGGCTACCTCGTCTGccgaaatggaacaaaggacAGACCTGGGGTTGGTCAAGGGTCATGCTTACGGTATTACGGCCTTGAAGAAAGTTCCTTTGGGAGGAACCAATCTTTCTAACCTGTTCAA GGGAAGAGAAAAGTTGTACTTGATACGCCTGCAAAATCCTTGGGGCCAAAAAGAGTGGACTGGTCCTTTTGGTGATAA AGATGCTGGCGGCGCTCACTCGGATTATCTGTACTCTTGCTACTCCCTCATCCGACTACTTTCTAGATCTCCGGAATGGTCCAATATCTCTGaaaaagaacgagagaaaCTTGGACTGACCTTCGACGATGATGGAGAGTTTTG GATGCCGTTTGATGATTTTCTTCACCAATTCACGGATATGTCCATTTGTCGGGTGATCAACACTTCCGTATTTTCCTTCTCCAAAACATGGTGTGAAGAGCAATTGTTCGATTCCTGGAAGAAAAGCGATATCGAGGATCGCGCAGGAGGATGCCTAAACCATCCAGAGACCTTCTTGAACAATCCGCAGTATCGCTTTGATAtctccaaagaagaagacgagatAATTGTGCAACTCTCCCAAGAGGATTGCCGAGACAAATTGGTCGAAAAGCGTAAGCTCTTGGTGATTGGCTTTCATATAATGAAAGTGGAAGAGAATCGCAAGTACCGAGTCCACAAGACTCAAGAGGGAATTTGTAATTCTGATTACATCCTGTCCAAGCACATATTCCTTAAGACGACCCTTAAAAAAGGCCGCTACGTCATCATTCCAACCACCCTAAATCCCGGGGAATCCAGGAACTTTCTTCTCAGGATCTTCACGGATTCTGACGCTAATGTTCAGAAACTGGAGAAGCATTTCCCCGTCCCCGCTTGGTGGAAATGTTGTGCCAGTCCACCCACGCTTTTAACCAAAGTGACGGTGAAAGGAGCTTCTGGTTTGCAGAATAGCGACACTTTCTCAC AATCAGACCCGTATTGCATAGTCAATTGTGAGGGTAAGAAAGTGAGGAGTCTTGTTCGAACCGACGATTTGTCTCCTGAATGGAACTGTAAAGCcatcttttttcgaaaaaatccCGAAAAGCctatcaaaattcaaatatgGAATCATAACCTGGTCATGGACTCGTTCATGGGACAAGCCTTGGCCCTAGCCCCGAATTCGGAACCTTCCACGTTAGTTCTAAATCTTACAGGCAAAGGAAGTAAAAATAGTGAGATCTTACCGGGTCATGTCACTGTCGAGGTGGAAACATATGATGACCTAAAAACGCTTTAA
- the LOC131878782 gene encoding calpain-5-like isoform X2: protein MAERFNDQNYSKLRKHHQDLGLPWSDPIFPANESSIGLEKAKELPRNIEWKRPHEITKQPSLFVDGASGHDATQGRLGNCWFVAACSVLAGKKPLWERVIPDWKDQEWSEDNEYSGIFRFQFWRFGKWVEVCVDDQLPTYNGELLFSHSKDNNEFWGALLEKAYAKLHGTYEVLDGGNLSDALVDFTSGVSEVIEIDSEVNGYRTDDFEKKKCFFKSLITEMEDHALMCCAVKATSSAEMEQRTDLGLVKGHAYGITALKKVPLGGTNLSNLFKGREKLYLIRLQNPWGQKEWTGPFGDKSPEWSNISEKEREKLGLTFDDDGEFWMPFDDFLHQFTDMSICRVINTSVFSFSKTWCEEQLFDSWKKSDIEDRAGGCLNHPETFLNNPQYRFDISKEEDEIIVQLSQEDCRDKLVEKRKLLVIGFHIMKVEENRKYRVHKTQEGICNSDYILSKHIFLKTTLKKGRYVIIPTTLNPGESRNFLLRIFTDSDANVQKLEKHFPVPAWWKCCASPPTLLTKVTVKGASGLQNSDTFSQSDPYCIVNCEGKKVRSLVRTDDLSPEWNCKAIFFRKNPEKPIKIQIWNHNLVMDSFMGQALALAPNSEPSTLVLNLTGKGSKNSEILPGHVTVEVETYDDLKTL, encoded by the exons ATGGCTGAGAGGTTCAATGACCAAAATTACAGCAAACTCCGAAAGCATCACCAGGATTTGGGTTTGCCATGGTCTGATCCCATTTTCCCTGCCAATGAGAGCTCGATCGGTctagaaaaggccaaagaatTGCCTAGGAACATCGAATGGAAGCGACCGCAC GAGATTACCAAACAGCCTAGTTTATTCGTGGATGGAGCCTCTGGTCACGATGCCACCCAGGGTAGATTGGGAAACTGTTGGTTTGTGGCAGCCTGTTCAGTTTTGGCTGGCAAAAAGCCCTTATGGGAACGAGTGATACCCGATTGGAAGGATCAAGAATGGTCCGAAGACAATGAATACTCCGGGATCTTTCGCTTTCAATTTTGGCGTTTTGGGAAATGGGTGGAAGTTTGTGTGGATGATCAGCTCCCCACTTACAATGGAGAGCTTTTGTTTTCCCATTCGAAAGACAACAATGAGTTCTGGGGAGCACTGTTAGAAAAGGCTTACGCCAA ATTACACGGAACATATGAGGTTCTGGATGGAGGAAACCTTTCCGACGCTTTGGTGGATTTTACGAGTGGCGTGTCTGAAGTCATTGAGATTGATAGTGAAGTCAATGGATATCGAACAgatgactttgaaaagaagaagtgCTTTTTCAAGTCACTTATCACGGAAATGGAAGACCACGCTCTTATGTGTTGTGCGGTCAAGGCTACCTCGTCTGccgaaatggaacaaaggacAGACCTGGGGTTGGTCAAGGGTCATGCTTACGGTATTACGGCCTTGAAGAAAGTTCCTTTGGGAGGAACCAATCTTTCTAACCTGTTCAA GGGAAGAGAAAAGTTGTACTTGATACGCCTGCAAAATCCTTGGGGCCAAAAAGAGTGGACTGGTCCTTTTGGTGATAA ATCTCCGGAATGGTCCAATATCTCTGaaaaagaacgagagaaaCTTGGACTGACCTTCGACGATGATGGAGAGTTTTG GATGCCGTTTGATGATTTTCTTCACCAATTCACGGATATGTCCATTTGTCGGGTGATCAACACTTCCGTATTTTCCTTCTCCAAAACATGGTGTGAAGAGCAATTGTTCGATTCCTGGAAGAAAAGCGATATCGAGGATCGCGCAGGAGGATGCCTAAACCATCCAGAGACCTTCTTGAACAATCCGCAGTATCGCTTTGATAtctccaaagaagaagacgagatAATTGTGCAACTCTCCCAAGAGGATTGCCGAGACAAATTGGTCGAAAAGCGTAAGCTCTTGGTGATTGGCTTTCATATAATGAAAGTGGAAGAGAATCGCAAGTACCGAGTCCACAAGACTCAAGAGGGAATTTGTAATTCTGATTACATCCTGTCCAAGCACATATTCCTTAAGACGACCCTTAAAAAAGGCCGCTACGTCATCATTCCAACCACCCTAAATCCCGGGGAATCCAGGAACTTTCTTCTCAGGATCTTCACGGATTCTGACGCTAATGTTCAGAAACTGGAGAAGCATTTCCCCGTCCCCGCTTGGTGGAAATGTTGTGCCAGTCCACCCACGCTTTTAACCAAAGTGACGGTGAAAGGAGCTTCTGGTTTGCAGAATAGCGACACTTTCTCAC AATCAGACCCGTATTGCATAGTCAATTGTGAGGGTAAGAAAGTGAGGAGTCTTGTTCGAACCGACGATTTGTCTCCTGAATGGAACTGTAAAGCcatcttttttcgaaaaaatccCGAAAAGCctatcaaaattcaaatatgGAATCATAACCTGGTCATGGACTCGTTCATGGGACAAGCCTTGGCCCTAGCCCCGAATTCGGAACCTTCCACGTTAGTTCTAAATCTTACAGGCAAAGGAAGTAAAAATAGTGAGATCTTACCGGGTCATGTCACTGTCGAGGTGGAAACATATGATGACCTAAAAACGCTTTAA